From one Lotus japonicus ecotype B-129 chromosome 3, LjGifu_v1.2 genomic stretch:
- the LOC130746950 gene encoding uncharacterized protein LOC130746950, producing the protein MDDLFDSSLNLEETHFKEGYDEGYKDGLIAGKDEAKEVGLKVGFEVGEELGFYSGCLHIWTSAIRLDPNCFSSRAKTTINQMQDLVHKYPLMDPEDLQVQAIMDSLRLKFKMLCSSLHVKLDYSGYPNSSEATSIQF; encoded by the coding sequence ATGGATGACCTATTCGACTCTTCACTGAATTTGGAGGAGACCCATTTCAAGGAAGGCTATGACGAAGGCTACAAGGATGGGCTCATTGCAGGCAAGGACGAGGCCAAGGAAGTGGGTCTCAAGGTTGGCTTTGAGGTCGGTGAGGAACTAGGTTTCTACAGCGGTTGCCTCCATATCTGGACCTCTGCCATCCGGCTTGACCCGAATTGTTTCTCCTCCAGGGCCAAAACTACCATTAACCAGATGCAGGACCTGGTCCACAAATATCCTCTCATGGATCCAGAAGATCTGCAGGTGCAAGCGATCATGGATAGCCTCAGGCTCAAGTTCAAGATGCTTTGTTCTTCTCTGCACGTCAAGCTTGACTACAGCGGCTATCCAAATTCTTCGGAGGCCACCAGCATTCAGTTTTGA
- the LOC130746949 gene encoding beta-glucuronosyltransferase GlcAT14A-like translates to MRKNGGSHSGRMFSDRKWIIPFFASLLVSVSLLLTSFLGVLSSAGGGGEQAPFDIISFKRSEDSSGYFVESELGSSLNASVLVKKEAPRFAYLISGTKGDSHRLLRTLEAVYHPRNQYILHLDLEAPPRERLELANTVKADPVFREVENVRVMSQSNLVTYKGPTMIACTLQAIAILLKESSEWDWFINLSASDYPLVTQDDLLHVFSNLSRDLNFIEHTRFTGWKLNQRAKPIIVDPALYLSKKSDLAFTTQRRTLPTAFKLFTGSAWVVLTRSFVEYCIWGWDNFPRTMLMYYTNFVSSPEGYFHTVICNTKEFRHTAISHDLHYIAWDNPPKQHPMSLTMKDFEKMVKSNAPFARKFAKDDPVLDKIDKEVLGRTHRFSHGAWCVGTLDAGADPCSVRCNDTVFSPGPGAERLHGLLQVLLSEEFQSKQCL, encoded by the exons ATGAGGAAAAATGGGGGTTCTCATTCAGGAAGGATGTTTAGTGACAGGAAGTGGATTATCCCGTTTTTCGCAAGTTTGCTTGTATCTGTGAGTCTGCTTCTCACATCTTTTCTTGGGGTGCTTAGTTCTGCTGGGGGTGGGGGAGAGCAGGCACCATTTGACATTATTTCATTCAAGAGATCAGAAGATTCCAGTGGATATTTTGTAGAATCGGAATTGGGAAGTTCTCTCAATGCTAGTGTTCTTGTTAAAAAGGAAGCACCTAGGTTTGCATATCTTATCTCAGGCACCAAGGGTGATAGTCATAGGTTGTTGAGGACATTAGAGGCAGTGTATCATCCAAGGAATCAGTACATCTTGCATTTGGATCTTGAGGCGCCGCCCCGGGAAAGGTTGGAATTGGCAAATACAGTGAAGGCAGATCCAGTATTTCGTGAAGTCGAGAATGTGCGTGTTATGTCTCAATCCAATTTGGTAACCTATAAGGGTCCTACAATGATTGCTTGTACCCTGCAAGCTATTGCAATACTATTGAAGGAGAGTTCAGAGTGGGACTGGTTTATAAACCTCAGTGCCTCAGATTATCCTCTCGTGACACAGGATG ATTTGCTTCATGTTTTCTCGAATTTATCTAGAGATCTCAATTTCATTGAACATACACGTTTTACTGGTTGGAAACT GAACCAGAGAGCAAAACCAATCATTGTTGATCCTGCCCTTTACTTATCAAAGAAATCTGATTTAGCTTTCACTACTCAACGAAGAACACTTCCCACGGCTTTTAAACTGTTCACCG GTTCAGCTTGGGTTGTGCTAACTCGGTCCTTTGTGGAGTACTGTATATGGGGATGGGATAACTTTCCAAGGACTATGCTTATGTATTATACAAACTTTGTCTCTTCGCCTGAGGGATATTTTCATACTGTTATTTGTAACACTAAGGAGTTCCGGCATACAGCGATAAGCCATGATCTTCACTACATTGCTTGGGACAATCCCCCAAAGCAGCATCCAATGTCTTTGACTATGAAAGACTTCGAAAAAATGGTTAAAAGCAATGCTCCGTTTGCTCGAAAGTTTGCGAAGGATGATCCCGTTCTCGACAAGATTGACAAAGAAGTTTTGGGTCGTACACATAGATTTTCACATGGAGCATGGTGTGTTGGGACCTTAGATGCTGGGGCAGACCCTTGTTCTGTGCGTTGCAATGATACAGTGTTTAGTCCAGGCCCTGGTGCTGAGAGATTACATGGGCTGCTTCAGGTGCTGTTATCTGAAGAATTTCAAAGCAAGCAGTGTTTGTGA